From the genome of Adlercreutzia equolifaciens DSM 19450:
GCCGCTCGATAACCGATTGGGCCACGAAGAGGCGCACGGCCTCGGAGGGGGAGAGGCCAAGGGCCTCGAAGAGGCGGTCGGCTTGTTCTTTGAGATCCTCATCGATGCGAATTTGCATGGTTGCGTGCTTGGCCATGGGAGCCTCCTGGGTAGCGCCGTTGTAGCCTCTTCGGTAGTGAGAAGAGGCTTATTTCGAGGGTTCTGTGCCCAATCCACGAAGAAACCCCTGGAAAACGGAATATAGTGTAGTACAAACACATTACAAATAGAAGAAGGCCCGTCAGAGTTGCCTCCCATCTCCAATTTGAAAAAAGCCAAAATTCACTCTTGCGAAACGCTTTCGAGGGGCGTATAACGGCCGTGACATCTTCGAGGGGCACCAGCTGTCCGACTTTAACCTTTTTCCTTTGCTACGGCTTTACCGCAGGGGACACCTGCGTCCATTTTGAGGGGTGCGCAAAGGGCACTCCCGGCGATTCCGGAGCGCCGGGAAGCCGTTGCGCTGCGTCAGGTGGCGCGCGTCTTTGTTGGGTGAAGCGAGCCGCCGCTCCGTGCTTGGGCCGATCCGACGATAGGGGAGGCAACGGCAGGACGCGGAATCATGCCAGCGACGGCCTTGCGGCTGTCGCGCGAGAAGAGCGTAGGAGGATCTACATGGGTTCCAAATTCGTCATTGCCGACCCGGGCCTGTGCATCGGTTGCCAGACCTGCATGGCAGGCTGCCTTCTGAAGCACAGTGTGCCGGGTGACGTTCCCAAGCCGCGATTGAATCTCATCACTACCCTTACCATTTCGGCGCCCATCGTGTGCCACCATTGTGCCGACGCGCCCTGTGTGGCATCGTGCCCCGAAGGCGCGCTATACTTCGATGGCGCCCGCGTGGCCGTCAAGCAGGAGCGCTGCATCGGTTGCCGTAGCTGCGTGCTCGCCTGTCCCTATGGAGCCGTGGAGGTCGTCTCCCAGGAGGGCGCGGCCAAGCTCGGTGGCCTTACGGTGGAAAGCGCCCCCAAGGCGTCCCTCGTCAAGTGCGATTTGTGCTACGACCGCGAGGGCGGCCCGGCCTGCGTGGAGGCCTGTCCTACTGGGGGCCTTATGGTCGTCGACGAGGAGGAGCTGGCCGACCGCCAGCGTCAGCGCCGCATGAGGGCCGCCGTGGCCTCGGGCGCCTTCTCGAGCGTGCCCTTGAACACCGATCTCAACTAGCCCCAAGGAGGAATTGCACTATGGAAAAGCACATGGCCGTCTGCCCGTACTGCGGTGCCGGTTGCAAGCTCAATCTCATCGTGGACGACGGCATGGTCATCGGCGCCGAGGGCCTCGATGGCGTGACCAACGAGGGCGAGCTGTGCCTGAAGGGCCTGTCGGGCTTCGATTTCATCAACGACACCAAGATTCTCACGCCGCGCATCCTGCATCCGATGATCCGCCGCGAGAAGGGCGGCGAGCTGGAGCGCGTCACCTGGGACGAGGCGCTGGACTTCACGGCCAAAAAGCTCATGGCCATCAAGGAGAAGTACGGCCCCGACGCCATTATGCTCACGGGCTCCTCGCGCGGGCCGGGCAACGAGGCCAACTACGTCATGCAGAAGTTCACCCGCGCCTGCGTGGGCACCAACAACATCGACAACTGCGCCCGCACCTGTCACGGCCCCTCGGTCATCGGCCTTATGGATACCGTGGGCTCCGGCGCCATGTCCGTCTCCATTCCCAACATGGAGAACGCCGACCTCATCATGCTGTTCGGCTACAACCCCTCGGCCTCGCACCCGATCGTCGCCCGCCGCATCGTGAAGGCCAAGGAGAAGGGCGCCAAGATCATCGTCGTCGACCCGCGCTCCATTGAGACGGCGCGCATCGCCGATCTGTACATCCAGATCAAGAACGGCTGCAACCTCGCCTTCATGAATGCGTTCGCCAACGTCATCGTGAGCGAGAACCTGCACGACCGCGCCTTCATCGACGCCCACACCAACGGCTTCGACGAGTGGTGGGAGACCATCAAGAACTACACGCCGGAGTCGGTCGCCGACATCTGCGGCTGCAGCCCCGACGATATTCGCAAGGCCGCCCGCATGTACGCCACGGCCCCCAACTCCATTATCGGCTGGGGCATGGGCGTCACCCAGCAGCGCCAGGGCGTGAAGACGGTGCACACCATCGCCGCCATTGCCTGCGTCACGAACCAGATCGGCCGCGATAACGCCGGCCTGGCTCCGGTGCGCGGTCAGAACAACGTCCAGGGCTCCTGCGACATGGGCATGTGGCCGAGCCTGCTTCCCGGCTATCAGAAGGTGGAGAATCCCGAGGCTCGCGCCAAGTTCGAGAAGGCATGGGGCCTGCCGGAGGGGAAGCTTCCCGCCGAGCCCGGCTTCAAGCTGACCGATCTGCCCCACGGCGTGAAAGAGGGCAAGATCAAGGCCTTCTACAACTTCGGCGAGGATCCGCTGCAGACCGAGCCCGACTCCGCCGATATGAAGGAGACGCTGGAGAACCTCGAGCTGCTCATCAGCCAGGACATCTTCATGACCCAGACGACGGCTTTGGCCGACGTGGTGTTCCCGGGCACGTCCTGGGGCGAGCATGACGGCGTGTTCTCCGCTTCCGACCGCACCTTCCAGCGCTTTACGGCCGCCGTGCCGCCCAAGGGCGAGTGCAAGCACGACTGGCAGATCTTCAGCGAGCTGTCGACTCGCATGGGCTATCCCATGCACTACGAGGACACCCAGGAGATTTGGGACGAGATGCGCTCGCTGTGCCCGAACTTCTACGGCGCCACCTACGAGAAGATGGCCGGCGTGGGCCATGCCCAGTGGCCGATTCCGACGCTGGAATGCCCGGGTACCCCGACGCTTTACAAGAACGGCCAGTTCAACACCGCCGACAAGAAGGCCATTCTCATGGCTCACGATTTCGTGGAGCCCACCGAGATGCCCGATGATGCCTATCCGCTCGTGCTGTGCACGGTGCGCGAGGTGGGGCACTACTCCTGCCGTTCCATGACCGGCAACTGCAAGGTGCTCTCGATGCTGGCCGACGAGCCGGGCTACGTGCACATCAACCCCGCCGATGCCGC
Proteins encoded in this window:
- a CDS encoding 4Fe-4S dicluster domain-containing protein, with product MGSKFVIADPGLCIGCQTCMAGCLLKHSVPGDVPKPRLNLITTLTISAPIVCHHCADAPCVASCPEGALYFDGARVAVKQERCIGCRSCVLACPYGAVEVVSQEGAAKLGGLTVESAPKASLVKCDLCYDREGGPACVEACPTGGLMVVDEEELADRQRQRRMRAAVASGAFSSVPLNTDLN
- the fdhF gene encoding formate dehydrogenase subunit alpha, with the translated sequence MEKHMAVCPYCGAGCKLNLIVDDGMVIGAEGLDGVTNEGELCLKGLSGFDFINDTKILTPRILHPMIRREKGGELERVTWDEALDFTAKKLMAIKEKYGPDAIMLTGSSRGPGNEANYVMQKFTRACVGTNNIDNCARTCHGPSVIGLMDTVGSGAMSVSIPNMENADLIMLFGYNPSASHPIVARRIVKAKEKGAKIIVVDPRSIETARIADLYIQIKNGCNLAFMNAFANVIVSENLHDRAFIDAHTNGFDEWWETIKNYTPESVADICGCSPDDIRKAARMYATAPNSIIGWGMGVTQQRQGVKTVHTIAAIACVTNQIGRDNAGLAPVRGQNNVQGSCDMGMWPSLLPGYQKVENPEARAKFEKAWGLPEGKLPAEPGFKLTDLPHGVKEGKIKAFYNFGEDPLQTEPDSADMKETLENLELLISQDIFMTQTTALADVVFPGTSWGEHDGVFSASDRTFQRFTAAVPPKGECKHDWQIFSELSTRMGYPMHYEDTQEIWDEMRSLCPNFYGATYEKMAGVGHAQWPIPTLECPGTPTLYKNGQFNTADKKAILMAHDFVEPTEMPDDAYPLVLCTVREVGHYSCRSMTGNCKVLSMLADEPGYVHINPADAAARTVKDEDLVWVSSRRGKVITRAKLDERINKGAVYMTYQWWIGKCNDLTMHVTDPLSGTPEDKYSACEVHCIDDQVWAERHMQSLYSAMKDRLAAEAAPQNVAPAAQ